The stretch of DNA TGGGGATCATGATTTCAAACTGAGACAGTGTTacatttatccaaagcgacttctaagagagagagagctttataaaagtgcataggtcaatgatcataaaaaaCGAGATAGGTGCATAAAGAAAGAGATGTAagacggtgtgtgtttgtgtagaaaaATGAGattaaaatgatgttgtgtgtttgtgatagaGCAGGTCAGAGGCTGTTGTTGACGTGTAACTTTTTGTACTCATGTATTCACTTTGATCTCGCTTTTCTCAGCACAGTGATGTTAATTGATTTTCTGATTCCAAATGTATACATTATGACTCAACTCAAATCATAACTAACAAGCCCTGCTTAATTCTGCTGTGTCAGTTATATGGCTGTTATGAAGTACAAATGACCTTTATAGTGTGTTTATTGAACCTGATTGTAGGCTGGGCAACCCAGGCAACTGGGAGGAACGGGGGTTGGTGGAAGGGACAAAAGATGATCTGGAAACAATGAGATCAAAAGGGTATTTTATTTATCTCTCTTCTTTCAGAGGTAAACAATGTCAAAGATCAGAACCCTGAATGAGATTGGGCAGCTGGAGTCGTCTGGCTATGGCGTGCCTTGGCCCAGACATGGCCTGCATCTACTATACTGGTTCTGCAACGACTACGTCTCCTTTGACAACAACGGAGACCTAGTGGCCTTAGAACACCCCAAAACTGAACATTTTGGCTTCCACTGGTTTGGTAACCGACTCGAGGATGACGGTTATCAACTGCTCCCAGGCATCGACATTCCTTATTATGAGGTGGGCAACTTGTTTTTCCAAGGGGCTGATGACCTGCCTGATGATGTGTGGTCAAACTTCACTGAAGAGGATCACCACAGCAACATGGATCGCATCATCATAAGCATTTACCCAGACAGGGAAGTACATAAGGTCTATGTAACCCAGCATCATGGTGAGGTCGGGTTTGATCGTCAGAACACCTTCTGCATCAGTAAAGGTTTAGTGAGGATCATCAGGAACCTGGATCTGGAGGATGGCCTGCTGTGGCAGGTGGGCTACCGCTCTAAAACAAAATCATCGCGCAACCTGCAAATGAACCGTCCCTCCTACCTGCTTCCATACACAGAGACGCCCAGAGAGCCTGCTGTTGCTCAGACATGCGTCCCTCAGAGCAGAGGCGGGAGGAGCCCAGGTGGCGGTGAGAGAGAACTGAGAAATGACAGGCCAGAGAGGATCTGCAACTGTGTCATACTGTAGACTGGACCAGAGTACAGCAGCTGGCTGTGGAGACAGTTTCACCTGGAAGATGATGGACTGATATTTACATCCCAGGGTTTTCATTCCAAACACAATTGCTCCTTTGTGTTTAGTGAATTGATTTTGTatcaaatgtaaatgaataaatgtaaattaaacatGTAGTACTTTCTCTCCTGTTGTTGCTGTCTCTATCTACATATTTTATTTGTCTTTTAGCTCATTTTTCCTAATTTCCGTCCATGACTTTTGCTCTCCGATGAACCACCAACGAGATCCACACAACAAATCGGGCATGGACTCTTTCATCAGTTGGAGGACTCACAAAGAAGAACACTTTCCTAAATTATGATAGTTGTTGGGCCAGGAAAAGTTAAGTAAACGCATTTTTGGATCTCTGCGAATCTTTCCTTTTTGATAGCACGCCCAACAGCCTCTCAGCGACTTTTAGTTTGTCCCAATGTAGTCGCTACAATGGTGCTGATGAGAACGACTTGGGGAAACCAAAATCATTATTTCATGTGCAAAAACATGTCATGTTCAGGATAGGAGACTGGTCTAAATTATGAGAACTTTTCAGACCCTACCCAGTGAACAGCCTGCACGTTCAGACGGGTAAACAGTTATATTGTTGTCGATgttcttaaatgtgtgtaatcagACCTTCATAAACAGATTTGACAGCTATAATTGTATGTTCATGGTTTCTGTAACTCAGACAGCTGGCTTTGTTTGTCCTATGTGTTTTAACAGGCTGTATTCAGATACTCACCCATTCCcctactagcacacacacacaccaagtaagttttgttttcctttcctgGTCCGTTTCTACGCTGAACAGGGTTACGGCCCCGCCCCCTTTGCTGACAAGGAAAGGATATTTTATATCAAACAGGTTTGGTTAACAGACAGAAGACGTTCTTGAACGGGTATGTTGAGAATTTTCACTTAGTGCTTGTATTTACTGTGGATTGCATCTTACATCCAAAACGATCTTAAGTTTCAAGTCTATGTGCCATTAAAACCAAGTACGGGGGTCAGCCGTGAAAAATaatgtgtctttgggcaaggcacttcaccctacttgcctcgggggaatgtccctgtacttactgtaagctgctctggataagagcgtctgctaaatgactaaatgtaaatgtaagtacagAAAACCTGTAATTCTGGGTatgaggaagacagagaagacaTAAAATATGTCAATAAGAATAATGTTAATTGGGTCATGAAAGAGATGTAAACACAGAAAATATGATCTTACCTTCCAAAGCATTAGATAGGATATTCCATATGGGGATCATGATTTCAAACTGAGACAGTGTTacatttatccaaagcgacttctaagagagagagagctttataaaagtgcataggtcaatgatcataaaaaaCGAGATAGGTGCATAAAGAAAGAGATGTAagacggtgtgtgtttgtgtagaaaaATGAGattaaaatgatgttgtgtgtttgtgatagaGCAGGTCAGAGGCTGTTGTTGACGTGTAACTTTTTGTACTCATGTATTCACTTTGATCTCGCTTTTCTCAGCACAGTGATGTTAATTGATTTTCTGATTCCAAATGTATACATTATGACTCAACTCAAATCATAACTAACAAGCCCTGCTTAATTCTGCTGTGTCAGTTATATGGCTGTTATGAAGTACAAATGACCTTTATAGTGTGTTTATTGAACCTGATTGTAGGCTGGGCAACCCAGGCAACTGGGAGGAACGGGGGTTGGTGGAAGGGACAAAAGATGATCTGGAAACAATGAGATCAAAAGGGTATTTTATTTATCTCTCTTCTTTCAGAGGTAAACAATGTCAAAGATCAGAACCCTGAATGAGATTGGGCAGCTGGAGTCGTCTGGCTATGGCGTGCCTTGGCCCAGACATGGCCTGCATCTACTATACTGGTTCTGCAACGACTACGTCTCCTTTGACAACAACGGAGACCTAGTGGCCTTAGAACACCCCAAAACTGAACATTTTGGCTTCCACTGGTTTGGTAACCGACTCGAGGATGACGGTTATCAACTGCTCCCAGGCATCGACATTCCTTATTATGAGGTGGGCAACTTGTTTTTCCAAGGGGCTGATGACCTGCCTGATGATGTGTGGTCAAACTTCACTGAAGAGGATCACCACAGCAACATGGATCGCATCATCATAAGCATTTACCCAGACAGGGAAGTACATAAGGTCTATGTAACCCAGCATCATGGTGAGGTCGGGTTTGATCGTCAGAACACCTTCTGCATCAGTAAAGGTTTAGTGAGGATCATCAGGAACCTGGATCTGGAGGATGGCCTGCTGTGGCAGGTGGGCTACCGCTCTAAAACAAAATCATCGCGCAACCTGCAAATGAACCGTCCCTCCTACCTGCTTCCATACACAGAGACGCCCAGAGAGCCTGCTGTTGCTCAGACATGCGTCCCTCAGAGCAGAGGCGGGAGGAGCCCAGGTGGCGGTGAGAGAGAACTGAGAAATGACAGGCCAGAGAGGATCTGCAACTGTGTCATACTGTAGACTGGACCAGAGTACAGCAGCTGGCTGTGGAGACAGTTTCACCTGGAAGATGATGGACTGATATTTACATCCCAGGGTTTTCATTCCAAACACAATTGCTCCTTTGTGTTTAGTGAATTGATTTTGTatcaaatgtaaatgaataaatgtaaattaaacatGTAGTACTTTCTCTCCTGTTGTTGCTGTCTCTATCTACATATTTTATTTGTCTTTTAGCTCATTTTTCCTAATTTCCGTCCATGACTTTTGCTCTCCGATGAACCACCAACGAGATCCACACAACAAATCGGGCATGGACTCTTTCATCAGTTGGAGGACTCACAAAGAAGAACACTTTCCTAAATTATGATAGTTGTTGGGCCAGGAAAAGTTAAGTAAACGCATTTTTGGATCTCTGCGAATCTTTCCTTTTTGATAGCACACCCAACAGCCTCTCAGCGACTTTTAGTTTGTCCCAATGTAGTCGCTACAATGGTGCTGATGAGAACGACTTGGGGAAACCAAAATCATTATTTCATGTGCAAAAACATGTCATGTTCAGGATAGGAGACTGGTCTAAATTATGAGAACTTTTCAGACCCTACCCAGTGAACAGCCTGCACGTTCAGACGGGTAAACAGTTATATTGTTGTCGATgttcttaaatgtgtgtaatcagACCTTCATAAACAGATTTGACAGCTATAATTGTATGTTCATGGTTTCTGTAACTCAGACAGCTGGCTTTGTCTGTCCTATGTGTTTTAACAGGCTGTATTCAGATACTCACCCATTCCcctactagcacacacacacaccaagtaagTTTCGTTTTCCTTTCCTGGTCCGTTTCTCCGCTGAACAGGGTTACGACCCCGCCCCCTTTGCTGACAAGGAAAGGATATTTTATATCAGTCATTTGGTTAACAGACAGGAGAACTAGCTCTTGAACGGGTATGTATGTTGACAATTTTCACTTAGTGCTTGTATTTACTGTGGATTGCATCTTACATCCAAAAAGAACTGAAGTTTCAAGTGTATTTTCCATTAGTACCGAGTACAGAAAACCTGTAATTCTAAGAGACACTGGGtatgaggaagacaggagaagaTGTGGAGATCATACACGGAAGACACTATTCACATTAAATATGGGGATCATGATTACAAACTGAGAGACATAGTGTTAGGTGCGTAAAGAAAGAGATGTAACGATGACtgatgactgtgtttgtgtagaatttttttaattaaaatgtgtttgtgaTAGAGCAGGTCAGAGGCTGTTGTTGACATAAAGTTACACACAGGTCATGTATTCACGTTGATCTCGCTCTTCTCAGCACATTGATGTTCATTGAGTTTCTGATTCCAAATTTATGTTAAACAGTATGACTCAATTCAAATCATAACTAACAAGCCCTGCAACCTGTTTACGCTagtgtttcgcccgcgagacaaaaatgctgcctcccccttcctcagttacgacgcactaaattctaacaaatatattttttagacgctacacatgttatacatcgttggaaagctacgattcttgtgcttccattgaaataaaccaattcaagatcaagtcgcaatagcaagcaaagtcaacgtctttttccggtgaacattccttcaacaatgccaaagaaaaaagttgtactcaccctaagttgttcaaataggtccaggtgcagtggcggagccagggaatttccattggggtggccaggatggggccagtgataatttttgggtggcaagcatgtgtctcaccaggcgatGCAGAGCTATTTTAGACACATATAGGAAACATCTCAACATTATTCGGAATtcaggtgaaaaaaaagaatacacttattctgtattcatacttgcactttcaacctgacctgtatatgaatagacacactttaagccaattgtaaataagataacatcatatcaagctgtactatatgtgagtctctatactgtatacctggaggtccatttaagttgctgctctctgggggctcctcatcctcactctctgcctgttttttctccatctcatcctcattctttgccttagctgtcttctttccacttgccctgaagaaggacgctatgtctgccttcttcctcttcattatttttccctctttaatgacacctatccaaaatgcatactgtatatacctgacacaatcataacacgttctggcaacgtagttatcaaatacagcatagcatatagcaattttaacagtttactatgttctcctccgatctagcttgcttctaaacttcgcaaaatagatagtcatgggtgggatagtcacagttattagaagacaaaaacaacatccattatgatatcatacctttctgttttgcgtttcttcacttagccgcaggtgccggtcgaagcgtcaggtggtaacaggcattctcaggccatgcttgagccgtttaattcaaatacaggatgtgtgcgcgctgcgcgtggctaaagggtccgacagtgtactagcggtgcgagaaaggttccgcatttttccacagccgtcaaaacttttaaccgctctgatgtggtgcttggggtggccaatggggtggccgagattctacggggggtggccgtggccacccccggccaccccctggctccgccattgtccaggtgtgcaaatcatgccatcaaaacttgatctgcgtaagtcccaagggttcaaagtatctaaccatgtaaagtaattcgtccaaatacaatgttttacgttcatgaatagccattatcctttgtttcattatgcaagttagccgacggaagaaacaacttgttcacataaaagtgttattttctccggtttatcaacggagtatttacaaaatgaaggtctcaaaatgtccgttgaaccctccccttttgattgacaccttgttcgacccaataggagcttccatgccccgttgacagccctctaaagccaactaggtctgtgcgtcctgcccccccccgcccccccccccccacactcgttctaaacaaatttctcgaactggcttcgactggctctgaaattagctcgttagccttgtagctgacagctagctgaaaatgccaatacctcatttgtatgcctctgtggagccttcaaaataacagtcgattgcgcaatatggttgacagaatcagtgttctttgtgcgccaatccttggaatcagataaagcactccaatgtgttcatgcttcagtttttgtgtttcagtattactaattagggatttagctattatatatgatatttctaagtaccagagatgggccagagataacaattatgaaaaataatacctttttatttgaccttgaccttggttacaaagggtcattttggagtctccaaaagacccttttagaaaattcctggatgtactcttataaaaacatgtgtcaaatatgaatatattgtggtattatgtttgacttttgatttgaattggataaggcttcaacctgtggtccaatttagtcttccagataatacctaccacctctaggcctattcaggcctctgttttcaaaacaaaatctaggcggaaatagaaattttcactttccttgtgttcaagcttctattactcaacactagaaggactgacaggggtcctgacaacaggggacataacttcagagtgtcagctttcaaaagagatcatttacatgcatgtactccaaatggttcaagaacagcttccaatttactttgggtatgctgtttaggcgttttcaggcaaatttaacaggaacatgaaaaggttctGCTGTGTCAGTTATATGGCTGTTATGAAGTACAAATGACCTTTATAGTGTGTTTATTGAACCTGATTGTAGGCTGGGCAAAGGGATATTTTATTTATCTCTCTTCTTTCAGAGGTAAACAATGTCAAAGATCAGAACCCTGAATGAGATTGGGCAGCTGGAGTCGTCTGGCTATGGCGTGCCTTGTCCCAGACATGGCCTGCATCTACTCTACTGGTTCTGCAACGACTACGTCTCCTTTGACAACAACGGAGACCTAGTGGCCTTAGAACACCCCAAAGGGAAAAAGTATGGCTTCCACTGGTTTGGTAACCATGGCGAGGATGATGGTCAACTGCTCCCACAACAGAACACTCCTTACTATGAAGTGGGCAACCTGTTTGCCCCAGGAGCCGGAGACCTGCCTGAGTATGTGAGGTTAAACTTCAGACGTGACAGTAACCTCAGCAACATGGATCGCATCATCATAAGCCTCCTTCTTAAGCCACCTTCACGGTTGATAGTGGACAAGGTCTACGTAACCCAGCACATCGACAGGTCCAAGTTCGATCGTCAGAACACCTTCTGCATCAGTAAAGGTTTAGTGTTGATCCTCCGTAACCTGGATCTGGAGGACGGGGTGCTGTGGCAGGTGGGCTACCTCTCCCAGACAGTTCGCCCCGCCCAgctgccccgccccgcccagCTGCCCCGCCCCGCTCAgctgccccgccccgcccagctgccccgccccgcccagctgccccgccccgcccagagcagaggagggtggaggccagaTGATGATGTTGTCATCAGGATGCCACATGAGAGTTTACGGCCAAAGAAGTGTTGCAACTGTGTGATTTTGTAGTCTGGACCAGAGTGATGAAGGGGGCTTAAGAAGCCCGATAGGcccacctcttccagctccaccTGGAGGcccacctcttccagctccaccTGGAGGcccacctcttccagctccaccTGGAGGcccacctcttccagctccaccTGGAGGcccacctcttccagctccaccTGGAGGcccacctcttccagctccaccTGGAGGCCCACCTCTTCCAGCTACACCTGGAGGcccacctcttccagctccaccTGGAGGcccacctcttccagctccaccTGGACTCTTTGCTCAGCCTCAGGGACCCAAAGATTCACTTAGCAGAACTTTACTTGTGATACCTGTGAAACTTTTCTTTTCTGCACTTTGTAATTGAGATAATGTGTTGTAGCACccgtacacacactgcacctaCAAAATGATCTATAATGTTGCACTGAAGATATGCTGCTGTTCTTGGTGCACTGTACTATGATATATTGCTGCTGACATGCTGTTGTTGCACTGTTGCTGGGTTAGTGTTaaactgtgcctggtagctgagattccTTTGCACTGTGGCTGGTGAATACATTCCATGTCTTGACTCTACCCTCCGAAATACTATTAGAAATACGGACTTCTAATCATTGATTTcctgctgtactttctgtatgtacattttgtaaatggaagtcaggtggctgagcggtgagggaatcgggccagtaatcataaggttgccagttcgattcctggctgtgccaaatgacgttgtgtccttgggcaaggcacttcaccctacttgcctcgggggaatgtccctgtacttactgtaagtcgctctggataagagcgtctgctaaatgactaaatgtaaatgtaataatgctTTAGGAAAAAAACTCctaaatgaatcaaatgtaagGTGTAGGCTACGTGACGTAAGGATACACAGTGGGGCATTCTTTTCTAGAATAGTGTGATTATGTTGATGACCTTAAAAATGAAACCTCAATCAAATCATTCTTCCTATAGGAAGAATGATTTTAAAAAGATCGAAATATATAGGCTGTTTCTTGTTGGCTCTATTTGTTTTGCAATACGCCGTAAATCTTATTCTTACTCCAATTACAAggactttttcaaataaagaGATCTTGGAGGACAATGGCTGGAGTATTTACTTCATTCATACAAAGCAATATCGGTCGTCACCTGTGTAGTTTGGCATCCAGTCGTCAACGATCAGTGGCCTACAAAAGAAAAACGAACTACAAATCTACGGTATTTTCGAGCTAACAAATACTGACGTCATCCACTTGCGCCAGACTTAAGGAAGCATGGCTGGAATTGTGACAAACGGATCTGTACCAAAACATGCTTCTTTATCAACTTTACAGTCTTTGAATGGACTTTTTGCCATTTATAAAAAGGAAGGACCCACGTCCGCAGATGTGTTGAACTCATTAAAAGAAGCACTCCTCAAAGGTAGCCATCCATTACGTTTGATTAGCGTTGTATTATCTCTTGTTACTgtagtagctagctctagctggcTTGCTAGCTGCAGTGCAGTGTGCAACTGCATGCTATGTTAGCAAAGACTATGCGATGCTGGGGAAAATTCCAAATCAAGCTACTAGGTAGCTTGTTTCATTCAGTATCTTTTatcatattattattatgactTAACTAGAACTTCGAAAAAGAAATATTTTTCAACTGTATTATAGATTTCAAAGTTTTTTAATTACCCAAGTTATCTTTCGTTGCTTCGGGGGAAAGCAGCCTGATGAAATGCGGTGTCATTCTGTGCGCCGTAGCCGAATTGAACGCTTTCACACTCGTCTAGATAGTTGCATCATAGGCTTATTACCAAACAGAATAGACGAGTCGATTCTTCTATACTCTTTGCTATTACTGTTAGTAACACTGCTATCGCTGTGTTAGCCTACTGGAATCAGTCATTGGAACACTTGTGTGGTAATGTTGAATGTGTATTGCCCTGCGCGAGCCACC from Osmerus eperlanus chromosome 12, fOsmEpe2.1, whole genome shotgun sequence encodes:
- the LOC134031343 gene encoding uncharacterized protein LOC134031343, whose translation is MSKIRTLNEIGQLESSGYGVPWPRHGLHLLYWFCNDYVSFDNNGDLVALEHPKTEHFGFHWFGNRLEDDGYQLLPGIDIPYYEVGNLFFQGADDLPDDVWSNFTEEDHHSNMDRIIISIYPDREVHKVYVTQHHGEVGFDRQNTFCISKGLVRIIRNLDLEDGLLWQVGYRSKTKSSRNLQMNRPSYLLPYTETPREPAVAQTCVPQSRGGRSPGGGERELRNDRPERICNCVIL
- the LOC134031397 gene encoding uncharacterized protein LOC134031397, with translation MSKIRTLNEIGQLESSGYGVPCPRHGLHLLYWFCNDYVSFDNNGDLVALEHPKGKKYGFHWFGNHGEDDGQLLPQQNTPYYEVGNLFAPGAGDLPEYVRLNFRRDSNLSNMDRIIISLLLKPPSRLIVDKVYVTQHIDRSKFDRQNTFCISKGLVLILRNLDLEDGVLWQVGYLSQTVRPAQLPRPAQLPRPAQLPRPAQLPRPAQLPRPAQSRGGWRPDDDVVIRMPHESLRPKKCCNCVIL